The genomic interval TGAAACATTAAGAAGTACGTGATATTTGCCTATAAGGTATTAAACGGAGAATCCTTCAAAATATATGATTAgataaagagtaatgatacagccacaaactcttgtacaaacttattttgtacaaactgatgtggcatgataagattagttgaatgaaaatataaattaataaaaacaaatcatgtgggccaagtgatatttaattcaaccaatcttattatgccacatcagtttgtacaaaataagtttgtacaagagtttgtggctgtatcattactcttagaTAAAATATAATCCAATTAAATGTTCTTATCCTGTAACCAAAGACGCTATAAACGCAAGAACACGCAAATTGGTTCATATTGGAGTAATTATTTATCCTCTAAAAAAAGTGAAGttctttgttttgattttaaagatGTCTGAAACAATGAGAATGTGTTAGGAATTCTTACCATTTAAAAGTTTTCACGGCAGATAGAATAACAATCTCATGCTCAAATCTATCTATATAATACAGGGAAATGGAGCCAGGGGCAGTCATTGAAATCATAAACTTTGTAGGACCTCCAATTTGTAAATACTGGAAATATCACAGAAACCTTAAGATATTTTTGGATACTCTTAGAAGCAAGAAGGAAGATCTGAATTGCCGCAAGGAAGATGTGGAGTTAAGATTGAGTGCAGAGTGTCATTCTGGAAAAACACCAAAGAAAGAAGTCGAAAAATGGTTAAAGAAAGCAGAGAAAGTGAGTAATGAGGCACAAAGTCTAGAAGATAAAGCCGGTAAATGCAGATATGTATCTCGTGCTTGTCTGGGGAAACTTATTGACGAGAAGAGCAAGGAACTAATTGAAGTTTATGATCAAGGTAGTTTTCCTACTAGTTTGGTAATTGATCCTCCTTCAAATGTTGGGTCAAATGTTGGGCAGCTGATACCAACGCAAGAACTGGTCGGTGAAGCTACTGTCAAAGAAAAAGTTCGGGGACACTTGATGGGTAGCACAGTATGCAAGATTGGAGTTTGTGGGATGGGCGGGATAGGAAAGACAACGATCATGAAGCATGTCCACAACGAGCTCTTGAAGGAAACCAAGTTTGATACAGTAATTTGGGTGACTGTGTCCCAAGAATTTGATGTCAAGGAGATACAGGAAGACATTGCATCTGCCTTGAAAAAAAGTCTATCAGCTACGGATAAAATCATGCGGGCGGCACAGTTGTCAAAAatgttgaaagaaagaaagaggtATGCATTGATTTTAGATGATGTGTGGGAGATGTTTTCCCTCGATGAGGTTGGAATCCCTGAGCCAACTGTAGACAATGGGTGCAAATTAGTTTTAACAACACGTTCAAAAGAAGTGGCTCGATCTATGGGTTGTGAGGAGATCCCAGTTGATTTGCTTTCAGAAGACGAGGCATTGCGTTTGTTCTCGAAGCATGTTGGAGATCGCCTTTTGCACATTCCGACTATAGaaccaattttaaaacaaGTCCTGGAGCAGTGTGCTGGTCTGCCTCTCGCAATTGTTACAGTAGCTAGCAGTATGAGGGATGTGAAAGATGTTGACTTGTGGAAGAATGCATTAAACGAATTAAAAAAGCACTCAAGCAGTGTTGAGGGTATCCGAGATAAGGTAATTCCAAGATTGAAGTTTAGTTATGATCGTTTGATGGATTCGAAAATAAAGCATTGCTTTTTATATTGCGCATTGTATCCTGAAGACTTCGATATTCCTAAAGAGGAGCTCATAGAATATTGGATTGTCGAGGGGCTCATAGATGTAATGGAGACTAGACAAGCAATGCATTACAAGGGTCTTGCAATTTTACATAAGCTAAAAGAGAATTGTTTGTTAGAAAGTGCCGAAGATGGGAAATGTGTAAAGATGCATGATCTTGTAAGAGAGATGGCATTGGATATTACTACTGGGAGTCCTCGGTATTTAGTAGAAGCTGGAAAATTCGGAGCGCTACTTCTTGAGGAAGAATGGAAAGATGATGTCGAGAAGGTTTCTTTAATGCGGTGCCGTATAACCAGAATTCCCTCCAACTTCCCATCTTCAGGGTGTAGATCACTCTCAACGTTGTTGTTGCAGCATAATTACATAGAAGAGATTCCTGAATCCTTCTTTGAACACTTGACTGGGCTAAAGATTCTCGATCTGTCTGGAAATAGTAATCTTCTGCGTCTGCCAGATTCCATATCCGGTTTAATAAACCTCACAGCATTGATGGTTCATGGTTGCTTTAGGCTAAGGCATGTGCCTTCTTTGGCCAAACTTAGCGCTTTAAAGAAGTTGGATCTTGGAGGCACGGAAATTGACGTCGTTCCTCAAGGATTGGAAATGTTGGCACATCTCACGTACCTTGATTTGAATTGGACACGAATTCTACAAATTCCTGATGGTATGTTATCGAATCTCTCCCGTATTCAGCACTTGCGGTTGGATCGCGTTGCCTTTGAAAACGCAGAAGACATTTTGAGATTGatgaaattggaaattttTGGAGTGCGATTCGATCATCTGCAAGACTATCATCGGTACTTATCTCTGCAATCCCGAAGAAGACTCAGCAAGTATTATTTTACTGTGGAGAAGAACGCTTATACATATGCACGCGGGGAGTGGGATAAATATGTTTCACTTGTTGAGTTACGTATTTGTGAAAATTCTGTTGTGCTCCCTCGTGACATTCAGCAATTGCATTTTAATGTGTGTGGTGGTATGAGAAGCTTAAGGGATGTTCCTTCTTTGAAAGATACAACTGACTTGAGGGAATGCGTGATTTACAGGTGCTACGAGATGGAGTTTGTGTTTTGTTTGTCCTCCTGTTACGGCATCCTCGAGACCCTTGAGTACTTGTTGCTTCAACGGTTGGTCGACTTGAAGGCCATTTTTCAAATTGCAGAAGACGAAGTTAATGCTTCCTCACTACGAACACAAACACCATCACCGCCAAACATTGTTTTTCGTCTCAAGAGGTTAATCATGTCTGATTGTGGTAAAATACGAAAGCTGTTCTCGCCTGAGTTGCTACCATCGCTCCAAAACTTGGAAGAGATTCAAGTTAAGTATTGTGGAGGACTTGAGGAAATAATAGCCGCgtcagatgatgatgaagaaggagAAAACAATGAAGCAGCAGGAAATAATTCCATCAAATCATTGGCTCTTCCCAAATTAAGAGTTCTCTATTTGAAAGAACTACCAAATTTAATGAGCATTTGTAGCCGTCGTTCGACATTAGTTTGTAATTCTCTGGAAACCATTGTTGTGTTGCGATGTCCAGAGATAAAGAGGTTGCCTGTCTTGCTTCCCCATCTTGTAAATGGCCAACCATTAAATCCCCGCTCTCTTAGGATCGACATTGACAAAGATTGCTGGGATGCACTGGAGTGGGATGATCCCAACACTAAAAGCCTCCTCGCACTCGTCCGTGGATACTGGTGGAGTTAAGAGTACCTCTGTAAGTTCTTCAATACTTCACTCCATTCGTTTAagacatctttttcttttttatttctgtcatcatcttcaattcttccctttttatgttaaaaacaaaaataaataaatagataaataaataaataaagcaaagcTTATTGGAATCTTGTTTCTTATGATCAGCGAAACGTCACGAGGCCAAAGCAATTTGCAAATGCTAGTTCTTCGAAGGAACGACTGTGCAGAAGCAAATGAAATGAATCGAGGTATGATTTCTCAAGTGAAGTTTGCTTTAGGGAAGTGGTTTGATTTATGATGATTTGTACAGAACTCTTAAGCAAAGCTAATTGCTTTCTGTTTCATATTTCTCACAATAAAGATGCATTGTAATTCGTTAATTATCgagttattgtgtaataataatacatgCAAACTTCCTCTCATATTACTAGGAAGCttgtataatattttcagCTGCCTGTCACACTCTCTCCTTCATGTAAATATATGGTTTTCATGAcatccattttttattttgccgTAAATTGTGCTTTCTTTGGCAAAACTGGGGgctttaaagattttagttcTTGATGGCATACGAACTATGAGCCGTTCCTACAGGAATAGAAAGGTCGACTAAAAAGCtgtttattctttaaaaatgcAACTCTCATTTGGGAATACAGCAAAAAGTCAGGAAAGGAGATGAAGATAATCCGCAAATCAACTCTCATTTGGCAATACAAGGCGATCTTGACCTTCGATAAGCTTCGCAGATTGAATGACATCCCCAGTTTTGATCTGTGGCAGAATGTCTCTCCCCACCGTTGTGTACCTGCAAATTAGAAGAAAAGTATAATCAGTTCAAGCACCAAACGGTCTCTAGCTTGCTTACAGCCGCTAGccaagataaaaaagaaaataacatgaTAGAGGTTTAATAATTTACCCAAAAACGGAAAATTGCCCTTCATCGAAAGATAACCCC from Citrus sinensis cultivar Valencia sweet orange chromosome 9, DVS_A1.0, whole genome shotgun sequence carries:
- the LOC102623669 gene encoding probable disease resistance protein At4g27220; this encodes MEPGAVIEIINFVGPPICKYWKYHRNLKIFLDTLRSKKEDLNCRKEDVELRLSAECHSGKTPKKEVEKWLKKAEKVSNEAQSLEDKAGKCRYVSRACLGKLIDEKSKELIEVYDQGSFPTSLVIDPPSNVGSNVGQLIPTQELVGEATVKEKVRGHLMGSTVCKIGVCGMGGIGKTTIMKHVHNELLKETKFDTVIWVTVSQEFDVKEIQEDIASALKKSLSATDKIMRAAQLSKMLKERKRYALILDDVWEMFSLDEVGIPEPTVDNGCKLVLTTRSKEVARSMGCEEIPVDLLSEDEALRLFSKHVGDRLLHIPTIEPILKQVLEQCAGLPLAIVTVASSMRDVKDVDLWKNALNELKKHSSSVEGIRDKVIPRLKFSYDRLMDSKIKHCFLYCALYPEDFDIPKEELIEYWIVEGLIDVMETRQAMHYKGLAILHKLKENCLLESAEDGKCVKMHDLVREMALDITTGSPRYLVEAGKFGALLLEEEWKDDVEKVSLMRCRITRIPSNFPSSGCRSLSTLLLQHNYIEEIPESFFEHLTGLKILDLSGNSNLLRLPDSISGLINLTALMVHGCFRLRHVPSLAKLSALKKLDLGGTEIDVVPQGLEMLAHLTYLDLNWTRILQIPDGMLSNLSRIQHLRLDRVAFENAEDILRLMKLEIFGVRFDHLQDYHRYLSLQSRRRLSKYYFTVEKNAYTYARGEWDKYVSLVELRICENSVVLPRDIQQLHFNVCGGMRSLRDVPSLKDTTDLRECVIYRCYEMEFVFCLSSCYGILETLEYLLLQRLVDLKAIFQIAEDEVNASSLRTQTPSPPNIVFRLKRLIMSDCGKIRKLFSPELLPSLQNLEEIQVKYCGGLEEIIAASDDDEEGENNEAAGNNSIKSLALPKLRVLYLKELPNLMSICSRRSTLVCNSLETIVVLRCPEIKRLPVLLPHLVNGQPLNPRSLRIDIDKDCWDALEWDDPNTKSLLALVRGYWWS